A genomic region of Alligator mississippiensis isolate rAllMis1 chromosome 6, rAllMis1, whole genome shotgun sequence contains the following coding sequences:
- the ID3 gene encoding DNA-binding protein inhibitor ID-3, translated as MKAISPVRSVRSCYEAVCCLSEQSLAIARGSSNKSPALEEPMSLLYDMNDCYSKLRELVPGIPPGRQVSQVEILQHVIDYIFDLQIVLEEQAQRPAPAPEPSLLALKAAELCSKDERSLCH; from the exons ATGAAGGCCATCAGCCCGGTGCGCTCCGTGCGGAGCTGCTACGAGGCGGTGTGCTGCCTGTCGGAGCAGAGCCTGGCCATCGCCcgcggcagcagcaacaagagCCCGGCGCTGGAGGAGCCCATGAGCCTGCTCTACGACATGAACGACTGCTACTCCAAGCTGCGCGAGCTGGTGCCGGGCATCCCGCCGGGCCGGCAGGTGAGCCAGGTGGAGATCCTGCAGCATGTCATCGACTACATCTTCGACCTCCAGATCGTGCTGGAGGAGCAGGCGCAGCGCCCGGCGCCGGCCCCCGAGCCCTCGCTGCTGGCCCTCAAG GCCGCCGAGCTGTGCTCCAAAGACGAGAGGAGTTTGTGCCACTGA